The following coding sequences lie in one Rutidosis leptorrhynchoides isolate AG116_Rl617_1_P2 chromosome 6, CSIRO_AGI_Rlap_v1, whole genome shotgun sequence genomic window:
- the LOC139851882 gene encoding 2S seed storage protein-like, translating to MAKLNVLALALATLVAFATAHTTIVTTTIEDENGGVPWYTADLDVCQQYLHQSIQSPYENYEPSQRLRQLCCQQLQNVDEQRQCQAVKQVFQDALQGQQGGRFGAQQIRQLRQKAQQLPNQCNLQVRRQCDLGNIRTVVTTLAEEDNYSRRSSRSSQQCSEVQGRQFNQCQRYIQQQQQQGGLILMSINRQGQQPQELRSCCNELENVQRECQCEAMQEVYEQAMRQQQQQQGRRQSSRRAGVEPQMVQRAIQNLKNECNLQVQQCRIPSVMF from the exons ATGGCAAAACTAAATGTTCTTGCACTCGCCTTGGCAACCCTAGTAGCCTTCGCTACCGCCCACACAACTATCGTCACCACCACAATCGAGGATGAAAACGGTGGGGTTCCTTGGTACACCGCAGATTTGGACGTATGTCAACAATACCTCCATCAGAGTATTCAGAGTCCATATGAAAACTATGAGCCTAGTCAACGCCTACGACAACTATGCTGCCAACAACTCCAAAACGTTGACGAGCAACGCCAGTGCCAGGCCGTGAAGCAAGTGTTCCAAGATGCCCTACAGGGACAACAAGGTGGACGTTTTGGTGCTCAACAAATCCGACAGTTGAGGCAAAAAGCTCAACAACTTCCTAACCAATGCAACCTTCAAGTCAGACGCCAATGCGATCTCGGTAACATCCGAACCGTCGTCACCACCCTCGCCGAGGAGGACAACTACTCCCGCCGAAGCTCACGTAGCTCACAACAATGCAGTGAAGTCCAAGGACGACAGTTTAACCAATGCCAAAg GTACatccagcagcaacaacaacaaggtGGCTTAATTTTGATGAGCATCAACAGGCAGGGACAACAACCACAAGAACTGAGAAGCTGCTGCAATGAGCTCGAGAACGTGCAACGTGAGTGCCAGTGCGAGGCCATGCAAGAGGTTTACGAGCAGGCCATgagacaacaacaacagcaacaaggaAGGAGACAAAGCAGTCGACGTGCAGGTGTGGAGCCACAGATGGTGCAGAGGGCGATTCAGAATTTGAAAAATGAATGCAACTTGCAAGTGCAGCAATGTAGGATCCCCTCTGTCATGTTTTGA